Below is a window of Anaerolineae bacterium DNA.
GCAGCTCCGAGATTTGATCTCGCTGGCGGGTGGCAAAGTGATTCACCCGGTCTTTGGGCTGCCCGGTGGCATCTCCAAAGCCCTTACGAAAGAAGACCAAGAGAAGTTCATCGCTGGGGCCGAACGCGCCGTAAAGTTCGGGCTGTTCAGCTTAGAGATCTTCCAGGACGTCGTGCTCAAGAACAAACAATACGTCGAGACGATTGTGTCGGATACCTACACCCACCAGACGTACTATATGGGCTTAGTAGACGATCAGAATAGAGTGAATTTCTACGATGGGCAGCTGCGCGTCGTCGACCCCAACGGCAAAGAGTTTCTCAAATTCACAGCGCAAGAGTATCTCCAGCACGTTGCCGAGCACGTCGAGCCGTGGAGCTATATCAAGTTCTGCTATCTGAAAGACGTGGGCTGGAAGGGTTTCGTTGACGGCCCCGAGAGCGGCGTCTACGCCGTCGCGCCGTTAGCAAGGCTCAACGCGGCTGAAGGCATGGCCACGC
It encodes the following:
- a CDS encoding Ni/Fe hydrogenase subunit alpha produces the protein QLRDLISLAGGKVIHPVFGLPGGISKALTKEDQEKFIAGAERAVKFGLFSLEIFQDVVLKNKQYVETIVSDTYTHQTYYMGLVDDQNRVNFYDGQLRVVDPNGKEFLKFTAQEYLQHVAEHVEPWSYIKFCYLKDVGWKGFVDGPESGVYAVAPLARLNAAEGMAT